The following coding sequences lie in one Megalodesulfovibrio gigas DSM 1382 = ATCC 19364 genomic window:
- a CDS encoding STAS domain-containing protein: MQAGLELVTEKRGQAIVLHPMGRLDNATATAFQQGVERVLAMGETRIVVDLAGLEYISSAGMRALLALAMQLRSRPQGAVAFARPAGMVQDVLKLAGFHQMFTIHATLEDALQG; encoded by the coding sequence ATGCAGGCAGGACTCGAACTCGTCACGGAAAAACGCGGCCAGGCGATAGTGTTGCACCCCATGGGGCGGCTGGACAATGCCACGGCCACGGCGTTTCAGCAGGGCGTGGAACGGGTGCTGGCCATGGGTGAGACCAGGATTGTGGTGGACCTGGCCGGCCTGGAATACATTTCCTCTGCCGGCATGCGGGCGTTGTTGGCGCTGGCCATGCAGCTGCGCAGCCGGCCGCAGGGGGCCGTGGCTTTCGCCCGGCCGGCCGGCATGGTGCAGGATGTGCTCAAGCTGGCGGGATTCCATCAAATGTTCACCATCCATGCAACCCTGGAAGATGCCCTGCAGGGTTGA
- a CDS encoding formate dehydrogenase accessory sulfurtransferase FdhD — protein MDFPHLSCRRFQDGRWTAMEDMVAPETPVTLRWAGRPEAIHLSAYAVDLPSLALGHTLLHCCADGELPEIVSQSGFDLTLAPRPGARPTPRPWRGSLSPQTVLAAMATLLDAPGFWVETGCFHRAGLWDPAEGRFLVTVEDIPRHNCVDRLAGWSVQTGRSLTDLALCISARTTSSLMEKIVRLGTPVVCTRAAPTSLGLELARQHGITLAAYVKPTRLSVFHDPEQRIAGGPDHA, from the coding sequence ATGGACTTCCCGCACCTGTCGTGCCGCCGGTTTCAGGATGGACGCTGGACCGCCATGGAAGACATGGTGGCCCCGGAAACACCGGTGACCCTGCGTTGGGCCGGCCGGCCCGAGGCCATCCACCTGTCCGCCTATGCCGTGGATCTGCCGTCCCTGGCCCTGGGCCACACCCTGCTCCACTGCTGCGCCGACGGAGAACTGCCTGAGATCGTTTCGCAATCCGGCTTTGATCTCACCCTGGCGCCGCGTCCCGGCGCCAGGCCGACCCCGCGGCCCTGGCGCGGTTCCCTGTCCCCGCAGACGGTGCTTGCGGCCATGGCCACCCTGCTGGATGCGCCAGGGTTCTGGGTGGAGACGGGCTGCTTCCATCGCGCCGGCTTGTGGGACCCGGCCGAGGGACGATTCCTCGTCACCGTGGAAGACATCCCCCGCCACAACTGCGTGGACCGCCTGGCCGGCTGGAGTGTGCAGACGGGCCGGTCGTTGACGGATCTGGCCCTGTGCATCTCCGCCCGGACCACGTCTTCGCTCATGGAAAAAATCGTCCGCCTGGGCACGCCTGTGGTCTGCACCCGCGCCGCGCCCACCTCCCTGGGCCTGGAACTGGCCCGGCAGCACGGCATCACCCTGGCGGCCTACGTCAAACCCACGCGGTTGAGCGTGTTTCACGACCCCGAACAGCGAATCGCAGGAGGGCCGGACCATGCATGA
- the otsB gene encoding trehalose-phosphatase, with the protein MQAHRPLWARLAATPRTLLLDYDGTLAPFVPQGMRAPPYPGVPDLVRRLMRRPDTHVVLVSGRPAELVASLMGLDPAPEIWGCHGLEHLNARGELTRLPLAPGLQEGLDDAEAWAEARRHAGYLEHKPGCLAMHVRGLPRAKADFLLTDTAAAWQEIAARAPLELHAFDGGLELRPRGVHKGHAVATMRKDASPERVFLYLGDDKTDEDAFQALGPRDVAVLVRGEHRPTVAAWWLRPPAELLAFLQALLDLPEGINKGESP; encoded by the coding sequence ATGCAGGCGCACCGCCCTTTGTGGGCACGTCTGGCGGCCACGCCGCGCACCCTGCTGCTGGATTACGACGGCACCCTGGCCCCCTTTGTGCCCCAGGGCATGCGCGCGCCGCCCTATCCCGGCGTCCCCGATCTCGTGCGCCGACTCATGCGCCGGCCGGATACGCATGTCGTCCTGGTAAGTGGCCGACCGGCCGAGCTGGTGGCCTCCCTCATGGGGCTTGACCCTGCGCCGGAAATCTGGGGATGCCACGGCCTGGAACACCTGAACGCCCGTGGCGAGCTCACGCGCCTGCCCCTGGCTCCCGGCCTGCAGGAAGGCCTGGACGATGCCGAGGCCTGGGCCGAGGCCCGCCGCCACGCCGGCTATCTGGAACACAAGCCCGGCTGCCTGGCCATGCATGTACGCGGCCTGCCCAGGGCCAAGGCGGATTTTCTGCTTACAGACACCGCCGCCGCCTGGCAGGAAATCGCCGCCCGCGCCCCCCTGGAGCTGCATGCCTTTGACGGCGGTCTGGAGCTGCGCCCCCGCGGCGTGCACAAAGGCCATGCCGTGGCCACCATGCGCAAGGACGCCAGCCCGGAGCGAGTCTTCCTTTATCTGGGAGACGACAAGACCGATGAGGACGCCTTCCAGGCCCTCGGCCCCCGGGATGTGGCCGTGCTGGTGCGCGGGGAGCATCGTCCCACTGTCGCGGCCTGGTGGTTGCGTCCCCCGGCCGAGCTGCTGGCTTTCCTCCAGGCCCTGCTGGATCTGCCCGAGGGCATCAACAAGGGAGAATCACCATGA
- a CDS encoding ATP-binding protein codes for MSSLQLHTLRLPATLENLDRAREFVLGHVPAALEPKADLVLEELYLNVVNHAYAGAATGAAGWGEVEIACGVEPDPASPRFHLCLTDWGPPFDPLALPDPDLEAGLDDREPGGLGVHLVKRMASTLEYVRTADAANRLHCCFVFKA; via the coding sequence ATGTCCTCCCTGCAACTGCATACCCTGCGTCTGCCGGCCACGCTGGAGAACCTTGACCGGGCGCGGGAATTCGTGCTTGGCCATGTCCCGGCGGCGCTGGAGCCCAAGGCGGATCTGGTGCTTGAGGAATTGTACCTCAACGTGGTCAACCATGCCTATGCCGGCGCTGCGACGGGGGCCGCCGGGTGGGGCGAGGTGGAGATTGCCTGCGGTGTGGAGCCGGATCCCGCATCGCCGCGGTTTCACCTGTGCCTGACGGACTGGGGCCCGCCCTTCGATCCCCTGGCCCTGCCCGACCCGGACCTGGAAGCCGGCCTGGACGATCGCGAGCCCGGCGGCCTGGGCGTGCATCTGGTCAAGCGCATGGCCAGCACCCTGGAATATGTCCGCACGGCCGACGCCGCCAACCGCCTGCACTGCTGCTTCGTGTTCAAGGCGTAG
- a CDS encoding rubrerythrin family protein, with protein MTQTEADLREAFAGESQANRKYLAFAEKADKEGYAQVARLFRAAAAAETVHAHAHLRAMNGIADTAANLKEAVAGETHEFKDMYPDMIEHAKAEGHKAAERSFVFANEVEKIHAELYQKALDSLGQEQADQPYHVCNVCGYTCEGDAPDTCPVCKAKKQAFFRVD; from the coding sequence ATGACCCAGACTGAAGCCGATCTGCGCGAAGCATTTGCCGGAGAATCCCAGGCCAACCGCAAATACCTTGCCTTTGCCGAAAAGGCGGACAAGGAAGGCTACGCGCAGGTCGCCCGCCTGTTCCGGGCCGCCGCCGCCGCGGAAACCGTGCACGCCCATGCCCATCTGAGGGCCATGAACGGCATTGCCGACACCGCCGCCAATCTCAAGGAGGCCGTGGCCGGTGAAACCCATGAATTCAAGGATATGTATCCGGACATGATCGAGCACGCCAAGGCCGAAGGCCACAAGGCTGCCGAACGGTCTTTCGTCTTCGCCAACGAGGTGGAAAAGATCCACGCCGAGCTGTACCAGAAGGCCCTGGATTCCCTGGGCCAGGAGCAGGCGGACCAGCCGTACCACGTCTGCAACGTCTGTGGCTACACCTGCGAAGGCGACGCCCCCGACACCTGCCCGGTGTGCAAGGCCAAGAAGCAGGCATTCTTCCGGGTGGATTAA
- a CDS encoding formate dehydrogenase accessory protein FdhE — MSQTEPQPAHNFNELRAAIRQRIQRLATVSYLPSPLVDLVGQVTLAQLDVLDPAVTAITLQIPAPDEADLASRDRLALGVPLLERSRFPWDADAAERLFFTLAGLLAAMPGQAGEAGRRILLALEEDAGADLPPLSPRKAAQAFINEDQEFFEAFATAMPQSPRAVSFLAQASITPSLIAVAEALHPQLDLTTDVRPHGNCPVCGSLPLIACLQDKEGKRRVSCSFCRTTYRVRRLGCLLCGEDRNENLGFLAGEEMPGFRIEYCNTCSGYTKAIDLRLREGNFLPVLDDLESLPLDMLAGQAGFRRPTVSGLGF; from the coding sequence ATGTCCCAAACCGAACCACAGCCCGCACACAATTTCAACGAACTGCGCGCCGCCATCCGCCAGCGGATACAGCGCCTGGCCACGGTGTCGTATCTCCCTTCCCCCCTGGTGGATCTGGTGGGCCAGGTGACCCTGGCGCAGCTTGATGTGCTTGACCCGGCCGTCACGGCCATCACCCTGCAGATCCCCGCACCTGATGAAGCCGACCTTGCCTCGCGGGACCGCCTGGCCCTGGGCGTGCCCCTGCTGGAACGCAGTCGCTTCCCCTGGGACGCCGACGCTGCCGAACGGCTCTTTTTCACCCTGGCTGGCCTGCTGGCGGCCATGCCCGGCCAGGCCGGCGAAGCCGGCCGGCGCATCCTCCTGGCCCTGGAGGAAGATGCCGGGGCCGACCTGCCGCCCCTGTCTCCCCGCAAGGCGGCCCAGGCGTTCATCAACGAAGATCAGGAATTTTTCGAGGCCTTTGCCACCGCCATGCCCCAGTCTCCCCGGGCAGTGTCCTTCCTGGCGCAGGCCTCGATCACGCCATCCCTCATCGCCGTGGCCGAGGCGCTGCACCCACAGCTGGACCTGACCACCGACGTCCGCCCCCATGGCAACTGCCCGGTGTGCGGCAGCCTGCCCCTCATCGCCTGCCTGCAGGACAAGGAAGGCAAGCGCCGCGTGAGCTGCTCCTTCTGTCGCACCACGTACCGCGTCCGGCGTCTGGGCTGCCTGCTGTGCGGGGAAGACCGCAACGAGAACCTGGGCTTCCTGGCCGGCGAAGAGATGCCCGGCTTCCGCATCGAATACTGCAACACCTGCAGCGGCTACACCAAGGCCATCGACCTGCGTCTGCGGGAAGGCAACTTCCTGCCCGTGTTGGACGATCTGGAATCCCTGCCCCTGGACATGCTGGCCGGCCAGGCGGGTTTCCGCCGGCCCACCGTGTCCGGGCTGGGATTCTGA
- a CDS encoding alpha,alpha-trehalose-phosphate synthase (UDP-forming), producing the protein MTSPQLAVVSNRLPVRLSKNDDGQWTLAQGAGGLVTAMAPVLRNRGGSWVGWNGLATEEDVSSLFETFSKQAGYELHPVQLTPEQEHGFYAGFSNEILWPLFHDLPTRCNFYKPDYWRHYRDVNQLFAETIAAKLPASTYCWVHDYHLMLVAGMLRKIDPTRRCGFFLHIPFPPPDNFLKLPWRKELLQALMEHELVAFHTLRDRRNFEACLQSLLPKTVIRGRGAIVQARYESRTVRIGAIPISIDYKSFTHTAGLPEIKEAAHSLADAYEHRTLILGVDRLDYTKGIPERLESLRLMLQQHPELREKISFIQVLVPSREDVGEYRHLKMEIEQLVGEINGQFATPGWSPIHYQYRNMPREELVSYYLAAHIMFVTPLRDGMNLVAKEYCACRRNNTGVLILSEFAGAAAQLQRDGAVLVNPFDVQGMANALQAACMMPIAEQKRRMQHMRETIRKHDIYFWCDTFLDTAFALKLADIPQMEDVQFHELS; encoded by the coding sequence ATGACCTCACCACAACTTGCTGTCGTCTCCAACCGGTTGCCCGTGCGTCTGAGCAAGAACGACGACGGCCAATGGACCCTTGCCCAGGGCGCGGGGGGGCTGGTGACGGCCATGGCCCCGGTGCTGCGCAACCGCGGCGGTTCCTGGGTGGGCTGGAACGGCCTGGCCACGGAGGAGGATGTCTCGTCCCTCTTCGAGACCTTCTCCAAACAGGCCGGGTACGAGCTGCATCCCGTGCAGCTCACCCCCGAACAGGAACACGGTTTCTACGCCGGCTTCTCCAACGAAATCCTCTGGCCCCTGTTCCATGACCTGCCCACCCGCTGCAACTTTTACAAGCCCGATTACTGGCGGCACTACCGCGATGTGAACCAGCTCTTTGCGGAGACCATCGCTGCCAAGTTGCCGGCCTCCACGTATTGCTGGGTGCATGATTACCATCTCATGCTCGTGGCCGGCATGCTCCGCAAGATCGATCCAACCCGCCGTTGCGGGTTTTTTCTGCACATCCCTTTCCCCCCGCCGGACAACTTCCTCAAGCTGCCCTGGCGCAAGGAGTTGTTGCAGGCCCTGATGGAACACGAGCTGGTGGCGTTCCACACCCTGCGCGACCGCCGCAACTTCGAGGCCTGCCTGCAGTCCCTGCTGCCCAAAACGGTCATCCGCGGTCGCGGGGCCATTGTCCAGGCCCGATACGAAAGCCGCACCGTGCGCATTGGCGCCATTCCCATCTCCATCGACTACAAATCCTTCACCCACACGGCTGGCCTGCCCGAGATCAAGGAGGCCGCCCACTCCCTGGCCGACGCTTACGAACACCGCACCCTCATTCTCGGCGTGGACCGCCTGGACTACACCAAAGGCATCCCCGAACGCCTGGAATCCCTGCGGCTCATGCTGCAGCAACACCCGGAACTGCGGGAGAAGATCTCCTTCATCCAGGTGCTGGTGCCCAGCCGCGAGGACGTGGGCGAATACCGGCATTTGAAGATGGAAATTGAACAGCTGGTGGGGGAGATCAACGGGCAGTTCGCCACGCCGGGGTGGAGTCCCATCCATTACCAGTATCGCAACATGCCCCGCGAGGAGCTGGTGAGCTACTACCTGGCGGCGCACATCATGTTCGTCACGCCATTGCGCGACGGCATGAACCTGGTGGCCAAGGAATACTGCGCCTGCCGCCGCAACAACACCGGCGTGCTGATCCTCAGCGAGTTCGCCGGCGCGGCGGCCCAGCTGCAGCGCGACGGCGCAGTGCTGGTGAACCCCTTCGACGTGCAAGGCATGGCCAACGCATTGCAGGCCGCCTGCATGATGCCCATTGCCGAACAGAAACGCCGCATGCAGCACATGCGCGAGACCATCCGCAAACACGACATCTACTTTTGGTGCGATACCTTCCTGGACACCGCCTTCGCCCTCAAGCTGGCGGACATCCCCCAGATGGAGGACGTGCAGTTCCATGAACTGAGCTGA
- a CDS encoding ABC transporter permease, giving the protein MWFLAEGVQEGIRLLAEGHPETWSAISVSVGMSGAAMAISLALGTPLGFLLGFTTFPGKRLVRMLVETSLSIPTVVIGLLVYAFISRRGPLGDFGLLFTIEGMILGEVLLALPIVIALTAQSVESLDARLPVTLRTLGASPLQEAMTCLLEARHGLMLAGVTAFGRVFSEIGICMMLGGNIKWHTRTITTAIALETGKGEFAQGIALGLVLMCIALLVNIVLTWLRRRGEA; this is encoded by the coding sequence ATGTGGTTTCTTGCTGAAGGGGTGCAGGAAGGCATCCGACTGCTGGCCGAGGGACACCCGGAAACATGGTCCGCCATCAGCGTCAGCGTGGGCATGAGCGGGGCAGCCATGGCCATCAGCCTGGCCTTGGGCACGCCCCTTGGCTTTCTGCTGGGCTTCACCACCTTTCCAGGCAAGCGGCTGGTGCGCATGCTGGTGGAAACGTCCCTGAGCATCCCCACGGTGGTCATCGGGCTGCTGGTGTACGCCTTCATCTCCCGCCGCGGACCACTGGGAGACTTTGGCCTGCTGTTCACCATCGAAGGGATGATCCTGGGGGAAGTGCTGCTGGCCCTGCCCATCGTCATCGCCCTCACGGCGCAGAGCGTGGAAAGCCTGGACGCCCGCCTGCCCGTCACCTTGCGCACGCTGGGGGCCTCGCCCCTGCAGGAGGCCATGACCTGCCTGCTGGAGGCCCGCCACGGCCTGATGCTGGCCGGCGTGACGGCCTTCGGTCGCGTGTTTTCGGAAATCGGCATCTGCATGATGCTCGGCGGCAACATCAAATGGCACACCCGGACCATCACCACGGCCATCGCCCTGGAGACGGGCAAGGGCGAATTCGCCCAGGGCATCGCCCTGGGGCTGGTGCTGATGTGCATCGCCCTGCTGGTGAATATCGTCCTGACCTGGCTGCGCCGACGGGGAGAAGCCTGA
- a CDS encoding ABC transporter ATP-binding protein translates to MPPLYRLDHIAQRYAGREVLQVPALQVAAGERLGLTGPNGSGKSTLLRILGFLEAPASGRLEFLGRPVSGAAWPLRRQAVLLDQSPYLLRRSVFGNVAYGLAVRGEGEQRRRVAEALELVGLEPDRFVGRSWRALSGGEARRVALAARLVLRPKALLLDEPTANLDAESAARILEALRLARERWGCAIITASHDDPWLEALIDRKIKLLHGHLVGNDT, encoded by the coding sequence ATGCCCCCCCTGTACCGGCTGGATCACATCGCCCAGCGCTACGCCGGCCGCGAGGTCCTGCAGGTGCCGGCCCTGCAGGTGGCGGCAGGCGAACGCCTGGGGCTGACCGGTCCCAACGGCTCCGGCAAGTCCACCCTGCTGCGAATCCTGGGATTTCTGGAAGCGCCGGCCTCGGGCCGGCTGGAGTTCCTGGGCCGGCCCGTCTCCGGCGCGGCCTGGCCCCTGCGGCGGCAGGCCGTGCTGCTGGATCAGTCCCCCTACCTGCTGCGGCGCAGCGTGTTCGGCAACGTGGCCTACGGCCTGGCCGTGCGCGGCGAAGGCGAACAACGCCGGCGCGTGGCCGAGGCCCTGGAGCTGGTGGGGCTGGAGCCGGATCGCTTTGTCGGCCGCTCCTGGCGGGCGCTTTCCGGCGGAGAGGCCCGGCGCGTGGCCCTGGCCGCACGTCTGGTGCTGCGGCCCAAGGCCCTGCTGCTGGACGAGCCCACAGCCAACCTGGACGCCGAAAGCGCCGCCCGCATCCTGGAGGCCTTGCGCCTGGCCCGGGAACGCTGGGGCTGCGCCATCATCACGGCCAGTCATGACGATCCCTGGCTGGAGGCCTTGATTGATCGTAAAATCAAACTCTTGCATGGTCATCTTGTTGGAAACGACACGTAA
- a CDS encoding Fur family transcriptional regulator, whose amino-acid sequence MNTVTSRHQLREALTHADLACTPQRLAIFEVLAEARSHPSAEEVYLAVRASMPTISRDTVYRTLALFEELGLLDRVQMSSECARFEPNLTPHHHVVCTRCGVVADFDWTEVNELPRPPLPEGWNTPSRPHVLYRGTCPACKNNSQTTKSNTIEGADHDPD is encoded by the coding sequence ATGAACACCGTCACTTCCCGACACCAGCTCCGTGAGGCTTTGACCCATGCCGATCTGGCCTGCACGCCCCAGCGTCTGGCCATTTTCGAGGTGTTGGCAGAGGCCAGGAGCCATCCTTCTGCGGAAGAAGTGTATTTGGCCGTGCGAGCGTCCATGCCCACCATTTCGCGGGACACCGTGTATCGGACACTGGCCCTCTTCGAGGAGTTGGGCCTGCTGGACCGGGTGCAGATGAGTTCTGAGTGCGCCCGGTTCGAACCCAACCTGACGCCGCATCACCATGTGGTCTGCACCCGTTGCGGTGTTGTGGCTGATTTCGACTGGACCGAGGTGAACGAGCTTCCCAGGCCTCCCCTGCCGGAGGGCTGGAACACTCCAAGCCGGCCGCATGTGCTGTACCGAGGCACCTGCCCGGCGTGTAAGAACAATTCCCAGACAACCAAGAGCAACACCATTGAAGGAGCTGATCATGACCCAGACTGA
- a CDS encoding winged helix-turn-helix domain-containing protein, with translation MESNTPPGDHPGNLAMHFRAHVWLERDGTVLLGPGRALLLERIDQMGSLRKASQSMSMSYRAAWGKIKKTEALLGQAVVEKTGHDRSGYSLTPYGKQVLALFLAVQRHVNLEAASKAQALEALETLGVMEPHHLDPVQD, from the coding sequence ATGGAATCGAACACCCCTCCCGGTGACCATCCCGGCAATCTGGCCATGCACTTCCGCGCCCACGTGTGGCTGGAGCGCGATGGCACCGTGCTGCTCGGCCCTGGCCGGGCGCTCTTGCTGGAGCGCATCGACCAGATGGGATCCCTGCGCAAGGCCTCGCAATCCATGAGCATGAGCTACCGCGCGGCCTGGGGAAAAATCAAGAAGACCGAAGCGCTGCTTGGCCAGGCCGTGGTGGAGAAAACCGGGCACGACCGATCCGGCTACTCCCTGACGCCTTATGGCAAGCAGGTGCTGGCCCTGTTTCTGGCCGTGCAACGCCACGTGAATCTGGAAGCCGCCAGCAAGGCCCAGGCGCTGGAAGCCCTGGAGACCCTGGGCGTCATGGAACCTCATCACCTCGACCCAGTACAGGACTAG